From a single Nicotiana tabacum cultivar K326 chromosome 8, ASM71507v2, whole genome shotgun sequence genomic region:
- the LOC142163353 gene encoding secreted RxLR effector protein 161-like, which yields MIGSLLYLNAGKPDIIFNVGLCARFQENPKESHLAVVKRLLRYLKVTTDLCLLYPKGSNFNIVGYADTDYTGFLVDRKSTSGMADFLGLCLVSWATKKQNSVVLSTVEAEYVVAASYSFKSATHEEESGSSETKQVSSDSKVSPETISKVAAN from the exons ATGATTGGTTCTCTTTTGTATCTTAATGCTGGCAAACCTGACATTATTTTCAATGTAGGGCTCTGTGCTCGATTTCAAGAAAATCCAAAGGAATCCCACTTAGCTGTTGTCAAGAGActattgagatacttgaaagtCACTACTGACCTTTGCCTTttgtatccaaaaggtagtaacttTAACATAGTGGGATATGCTGACACTGACTATacaggtttccttgtggatagaaagagcacctcaggtatggcagaCTTCCTTGGTTtatgtcttgtgtcatgggctactaaaaagcaaaattcagtggtcTTATCCACtgttgaagctgagtatgttgttgctgcttcCT ATTCTTTTAAATCTGCTACTCATGAGGAAGAAAGTGGCTCTTCCGAAACTAAACAAGTATCTTCTGATTCTAAAGTTTCTCCTGAGACAATTTCTAAAGTTGCTGCAAATTAA